One region of Engraulis encrasicolus isolate BLACKSEA-1 unplaced genomic scaffold, IST_EnEncr_1.0 scaffold_63_np1212, whole genome shotgun sequence genomic DNA includes:
- the LOC134444646 gene encoding apoptosis-associated speck-like protein containing a CARD yields the protein MSFPFLVLHCLCSALDELGSDKLKRFKLYLSERIMEGFEPIPRGQLEQCDATEIASKMKEVYGEDGAVKLTLTILRMMSCNVIADRLQESITSAGQ from the exons ATGTCTTTTCCTTTTCTCGTCCTGCACTGCCTGTGCAGTGCTCTGGATGAATTGGGTTCAGACAAACTGAAGCGTTTTAAGTTGTACCTTTCTGAGAGGATCATGGAGGGCTTTGAGCCAATTCCCAGAGGACAGCTGGAGCAGTGTGATGCCACAGAGATTGCCTCTAAGATGAAGGAAGTATATGGGGAGGATGGCGCTGTGAAACTGACTCTGACCATCTTGAGGATGATGAGCTGCAATGTTATTGCTGACAGACTGCAG GAGTCCATCACCTCAGCAGGCCAGTGA